CCGAAATCCTCCGGAATAATTCCTTCCTCCAGGCTGATGCGGTAAGACTGGATTTTTGAAATATAATTCAGAGTCATCTTTGGTGTCCGGCTGTCGTTAACCCGGTTTGGTCCGGCATTGTACATGGCAAGAGCGGTCACTTCATTACCACCCATATCAAGACAGTACCGCAGGTAGGCAATACCCTGGGGAATATTGATTTCAATCTTAAAAAAATCCTCTTCCCTCAGGTTGGGAAATGACTTTGAGTTCAGCTGAAAGAGGCCTCTGTCGGTTGAGTTTTTATTCTCGTTAACTGCATATGGATTAAAACGGCTCTCCGAAAAGGCCAGTGCAAAGGCCAGCTCGGGAGGAATATTATATTTTACCGCTTCATCATAAATCATCCGGGCAATTTTCTCATTTCCTGTGACGATGGTAAAATAGTCCAGATGACGTTCTCTTGTCAGAACAGGATCTCCGGTTATGCTGTTCATTGCCCCGTATACGGCACTGTTTAAAAAGGCTTCATATTGCTCAAGGCTCAATTCTGCCTGTTCAACATCCAGGGTCTTATGGCTTAAACAGCCGGTCAGAAATAATCCGATCCAGGCGATATAAGTTATTCTGAGTAATTTCATCATTCTCCCAACAGTATCCGGTCCTCAATGGATTTAAAAAGGACCAATTTTTTTAATTGATTCAATGCTTCGAAAAAAGAAGCTTTAAATCGTCTGAGAATATTCATGTAAACAACGGCCTTACTCAAGACAAGAAATCTTCAATATGGGAAGAAAACTCATTTATTTCATGGAATTGATGACTCTTTGGTGGTATACAAAGGTTACGCATAATGGAAAAGCAGAACAGACTGAAAAAAATCTTCCCCGAAATCTCAACCTTAAGCTTTGGGGGATGGGCTTTAGGTGGAGAATACTGGGGCCCTCAGATCCATAAAGACTCTGTGCGGGCGCTGCATAGGGCGCTGAATCTGAAGGTGAATCATTTTGATACGGCTCCAGTCTATGGAAAAGGACGTTCGGAGCAGCTGATAGGCCAGCAATTTAAAAAGATCAGGTCTACTATTTCACTGGGAACAAAAACCTTTTACACCACTCCCCAAAAAATGAAAGCCAGCCTGGAAACAAGTTTGAAGAGGATGCTCACCGATTATATTGATATTTTTTACATTCACTGGCCTCTGGGGGGCGAAGATATGAGACCGGGAATGGAAATGCTGGAGACTCTTCGGCGGGAAGGAAGAATAAGGGCCATCGGGGTCAGCAACTTTTCAGCTGATCAGATCCGGATGGTGGAAGAAGCCGGAAGAGTCGATGTGTATCAGGGTGGATATAATCTTTTCTGGCCAGTCCTTGAAAAAGAGGTTCTCCCCTACTTAAGGGAACACTCCATAGGCTTTATACCCTATGGAGTTCTGGCTCAGGGGATACTGACGGAAACAGGGATGCAGCATCTGGAATCAAACCATAAGGGATACAGACAGAAAATGATGCTGTACCGGGATGATCTGCGGGACAGAATCAAATCCTGGCTGAAAAGACTCCTGGCCGAAAGCCGCAGAACAGGAATCCCTCTGGAACAGGCAGTTACTTTTTTCTCTTTTAATCATGTTTCTGCCGATACTGTATTACTGGGAGTCAGAAACAGAGAGCAGGCAGAAAGAAATTTTCAGCCCTTACCAGAAAGACTGCCTCCCTCATTCACTGAGCTGCTTTTGAGCATAAACAGCGAGGCGGCAGACCTGGCTCAGGGTATGACAAATCTATTTAATCATAAAAGTTGATGTACTTCCTGTAACGTGGGATAATACAAAGGGGTTTAATCTATGATGAAGAAAGTCCTATACGCAGAAGATGAGTTTACCAACAGAAAAATACTTGAAATAATCTGCCGGAAGATGAACTTAGAATGCATCCTTGCAGAAGATGGTCTTCAGGCCCTGGAACTGTACCGGAAAGAATCTCCGGATCTGGTCATCCTGGACCAATATATGCCCGGATACAATGGTGATATTGTTGCCGAGAAAATTCGGAAAAAAGACAAGCTGACACCGCTGGTTGCGATAACCAGCGATGATGAGGCGGTGTCCCTTCTGGAAGAAACCGGCTTTAATCGGGTTCTGGTAAAACCTGTTAAAAACAAAGACTATGAATCACTTCTCAATACTTACCTGGAGTAACATGTGCTGAAAAAAAAGACGACTCTCTTTCTTATCTTGTTCATTCTGATCGTATCCCTTCTTTTTGGGGATGATCAGTCGGAACTGACTATAAATTTTTCTCCTTCTTCTCTCTCTCTCAATCCCCAATTGGGTTACACCACGGCAGAAGCCCAGATATTTACAGCCCTTTATGAAGGATTGGTATCCTATCAGCCCGTCACACTGCAGCCGGAACCGGGGATGGCAGAATCCTGGACAATATCTGAGGATGGACTGGTTTATACCTTTCACCTGAGGGATGGGCTGAAGTGGAGCAATGGGGAACCCCTGAATGCCTCCGATATCAGAGACTCCTGGGTAAAACTTCTGACTCCCGGTAAAAAGGCCGATTATGCCTCCCTCCTGGATGTTATTAAGGGAGCCCGTGCCTATCGAACCGGTACTGCTTCGGAGAAAGACCTGGGGGTGGAAACCCCGGACAATCAGACTCTGATCATTCATCTTGTCAATAAAGTACCCTATTTTCTTCAGATACTCTGCCATTACAGCTTTGTACCGATTCATCCGAGCCTGGATGACAGTGGTCTCTGGTGGGAAGAGAGCACAATCCCGGTCAATGGGCCTTACCAATTTTCCAGAAAACCCGAAAAAAACAAGCTCGTCCTGGAACAGAATCCTGAATACTGGGGCAGGGAAAAGGTTAAAATAAACAAGATCAACATTCAGTTCAGCGACGATCCTGCCGAACTGATGGAACAGTTCAGGCTCTATGAAGTCGACTGGGTGGTTTCAGGATGGGGAAACGAAACCATCGATCCCGGTCGTCTGGTCCTTCATCCCCTCTTTGCCACCAGTTATTTTTATTTTAACAACCAGGAAAAGCCCTGGGATGACCCACGGGTCCGTACAGGTCTGACCCTCCTGCTGCCCTGGGATGAGATCAGAGGCAGCGAATACCTGCCCACAAGCAGACTGGTCCCTGAAATCCCGAATTATCCGCAGTTCAAAGGCATAGAAAAAGCAGAGGTTGAAAAGGGCCTGGCTCTTCTTGAAGAAGCAGGTTATCCCAAAGGAAAAGGATTGCCTCCCATCAAGATAAGGGTACCCTATGGGGATGCTGAGAATCTGAAATTGATGAAAGAAAACTGGGAGACTCATCTGGAAACGGAAGTCATCATCGAAGTGGTTCCCTTTCCCCGATATTTCTCCTCCCTCAAGGAACCTGATTACACCCTGGGTCAGATCACATGGATCGGAGACTATGCGGACCCTATGACTTTTCTTCAAATGTGGCAGGAAGGGAGCAGTCTGAACGATGCCTCCTTCAGCAGTGAAGAATATAACCGTTTACTGGAAGAAGCCGTGGGAGAGGACCGGTATGAGAAGATGGGTGAAGCAGAAAAACTTCTGCTGATGACGGCTCAGATTCTTCCCATCAGTCATTCTCCGGCTCTGAACCTGATTGACCTGCGATTTATTGACGGATGGTATCCCAATGTTCTGGATATTCATCCCTTCAAATACATGGGATTCAAAAACAGCTTTGTCATTCCCGGCACAATTTAAGCCTGTTCCTGCCGTTCCCTGAAATCATTCCGGTCCGGCAGGAATGAATGGTATCATACCCCAGGGCAAGCCCTGGACCCGAGCCGCATATGCGGCTCATTCCGAGGCAGAGCCTCGAGGTATGAAACCATGCTTTCGCGGCACTCATTCGGCAATGCCCGCAAGCGGTCGCTGCCCTCATTTCATTTGCGAATCAACGGAATTCAAAAACCTGTTTTTTAACAATCGCCACGGTTTTGATGCCCGGAACGTTTTTAAAGCTATCATAACGGTGAATAGTTGTATTCACCATATCCATAATCTCCTGCTTCAGGTTGTCTTCCTGTTCAATTGTATAGTCGAACTCTGTTTTGCTGCTGAAAAGGTTTCTCATTCCATCATTGATGACTGGTGTGAGGTCTGCCAGGCTATATTGGGTTTTTTTATCTCCCCAGGCATAGCCCAGGTCCACCTTGATGATAAAGAACAAGGGGGGATCATCACTGGTCGTCCCGGTCACTTCGGGAATATTTTTATAATAGGAGTACTCCGCCAGGTCTTTGGAACAGGAAAAAAGAAGGAGGACACTCAGGATTGATAGGACGAGGGTTCTAATTTTCATACTCATACATATCGGCAGAATTACAGAGAATCTCCAGTCTCTGTCTGATCCCGGGCTGATCGACTTGCCAAAGACAGGCTTCCTGTTTTATTGTTGCACATGGAAAAGATCTACATAACTTACAATCAAATACACGACACCATCAAAGACCTGGCAGAAGAAGTCAAAAAATCAGGATTTGATCCCGATTTGATGGTCGCCATTGGAACGGGAGGATTCATTCCTGCCCGTATGGCCAAGACCTTTTTAAACAAACCCATACTGACTGTGGGTATAGCCTATTATGACCTGGATGACAGACTGGCAGACAGTCCGGTGATCACCCAGTGGGTGGATCAGCCGGAAAAACAGATCAGGGGGAAAAAGATTCTCCTGGTAGACGAAGTGGATGACACAAGAGCCACCATCGGTTTTTGTCTGGATGAACTTCAGAAACACGAACCTGCAGAAATTGCCGTCCTGGTTATTCACAACAAAAACAAGGAAAAAAAACACCCGATCCCTTCCTATATCAAGCACTACTTTGTGGGTCAGAGCTTCAAAGATCCCTGGATCTGCTACCCCTGGGATGCGGAAGATACGGCCGAACAGGACCAGATGGCTCTGAAGGGCTGATCTCCCCTACACCAGTTTCCTTTCCTTACTGCCTTTCTGTCCCCCTTCTGAGTACTTCAGATAGGGCAGGATGGCATCGTTTTTCAGTCCCCCCGTACCATCATAGGTCAGAGAGAGAACAGGTACACCTGTCATGTCCCTGATTTTACCGCTCATGGCTTCGGTCACATTCCCGGCACAGCAAAACCCGGGATTCAGCTGAACAAAAAGGGATAGATCCGGATACTGCCTGCTGATGTAATAGGTTTTCAGCAGATTATCCTGAGACTCTCCCTCATGATCCATACGGATGCTGTAGGGGGCCAGGATCTCTTCGGGGTCATCCTTGTACATAGCCACAGGTTCTTCCAGAACCTTTTCAAAATAGCGGTAATACCACTTCTCCATGGTTTCAAGGGCACTGAGAATGGGCTTGAGAGACATTATCTTTCTCAGCCGCCACTCCCTGCCCCACCTTTTAAAGTACATATCACAGGTCATCCGGGTAAACTCATGGTAGGCCATGGTCACGACTTCACCACCGTTTTGTTCAATATAGGAGATGACATCCTGGTTCATCACAGAATTGTCCCGGACATAAATATCACCGAAGAGGGCCACCAGAGGCTTCCGTGAAGATCTGTCATAGGGTATCCACTCAAAAAGCCGTATGATCTCCTGAATAGTTTGACCTGTGTTTTTCCTCAATCCCAGAAAAAGCTCAGACAGCAGGACCATAGACTTTCGGACGGCCTCATCGGTCTGACCGGGATTCTTCTCATAGGGCCTGATCCGGCAGGAGATCCTTCGGATTAAACCGGAGAACATATAGGCCTGATAGGCTAAAACAGTCACCATTGGAGACAGATCCGTATAGGCCAGCATGCCTTGATACACTTCAGCCTTTTCCAGGCCTTCACCGTAGACCTTCAGGATTTCCTGTATATGATGAGGAAACATCCTGATATTGCAGGA
This is a stretch of genomic DNA from Oceanispirochaeta sp.. It encodes these proteins:
- a CDS encoding transglycosylase SLT domain-containing protein, translating into MMKLLRITYIAWIGLFLTGCLSHKTLDVEQAELSLEQYEAFLNSAVYGAMNSITGDPVLTRERHLDYFTIVTGNEKIARMIYDEAVKYNIPPELAFALAFSESRFNPYAVNENKNSTDRGLFQLNSKSFPNLREEDFFKIEINIPQGIAYLRYCLDMGGNEVTALAMYNAGPNRVNDSRTPKMTLNYISKIQSYRISLEEGIIPEDFGSQLIPLPEIKSIKNVTLLMAHRSKIN
- a CDS encoding aldo/keto reductase; amino-acid sequence: MEKQNRLKKIFPEISTLSFGGWALGGEYWGPQIHKDSVRALHRALNLKVNHFDTAPVYGKGRSEQLIGQQFKKIRSTISLGTKTFYTTPQKMKASLETSLKRMLTDYIDIFYIHWPLGGEDMRPGMEMLETLRREGRIRAIGVSNFSADQIRMVEEAGRVDVYQGGYNLFWPVLEKEVLPYLREHSIGFIPYGVLAQGILTETGMQHLESNHKGYRQKMMLYRDDLRDRIKSWLKRLLAESRRTGIPLEQAVTFFSFNHVSADTVLLGVRNREQAERNFQPLPERLPPSFTELLLSINSEAADLAQGMTNLFNHKS
- a CDS encoding response regulator, with the translated sequence MMKKVLYAEDEFTNRKILEIICRKMNLECILAEDGLQALELYRKESPDLVILDQYMPGYNGDIVAEKIRKKDKLTPLVAITSDDEAVSLLEETGFNRVLVKPVKNKDYESLLNTYLE
- a CDS encoding peptide ABC transporter substrate-binding protein; its protein translation is MLKKKTTLFLILFILIVSLLFGDDQSELTINFSPSSLSLNPQLGYTTAEAQIFTALYEGLVSYQPVTLQPEPGMAESWTISEDGLVYTFHLRDGLKWSNGEPLNASDIRDSWVKLLTPGKKADYASLLDVIKGARAYRTGTASEKDLGVETPDNQTLIIHLVNKVPYFLQILCHYSFVPIHPSLDDSGLWWEESTIPVNGPYQFSRKPEKNKLVLEQNPEYWGREKVKINKINIQFSDDPAELMEQFRLYEVDWVVSGWGNETIDPGRLVLHPLFATSYFYFNNQEKPWDDPRVRTGLTLLLPWDEIRGSEYLPTSRLVPEIPNYPQFKGIEKAEVEKGLALLEEAGYPKGKGLPPIKIRVPYGDAENLKLMKENWETHLETEVIIEVVPFPRYFSSLKEPDYTLGQITWIGDYADPMTFLQMWQEGSSLNDASFSSEEYNRLLEEAVGEDRYEKMGEAEKLLLMTAQILPISHSPALNLIDLRFIDGWYPNVLDIHPFKYMGFKNSFVIPGTI
- a CDS encoding phosphoribosyltransferase, giving the protein MEKIYITYNQIHDTIKDLAEEVKKSGFDPDLMVAIGTGGFIPARMAKTFLNKPILTVGIAYYDLDDRLADSPVITQWVDQPEKQIRGKKILLVDEVDDTRATIGFCLDELQKHEPAEIAVLVIHNKNKEKKHPIPSYIKHYFVGQSFKDPWICYPWDAEDTAEQDQMALKG